A window of the Streptomyces finlayi genome harbors these coding sequences:
- a CDS encoding aldose epimerase family protein translates to MTTGTTDASGTTDTHIHAEDYSALADGTAVRRWTLERDGTRVRVLTYGGIVQSVEVPGRDGVRGPVALGLPDLAAYREFSGPYFGALVGRYANRIAGARFELDGTVHRVTPNEGANQVHGGPMGFDKRVWEARRVPDGVCLSLVAEDGEEGFPGRLAVSVTYSLDPGGALRIGYRATTDAPTVVNLTNHTYWNLAGADGTSALGHELRIAAGRITPVDGASLPTGELAPVDGTRFDFREPKAVGTGYDHNYVLDDSPADGVAAELYAPGSGRVLTVRTTEPGMQLYTADHFDGKPFGPCAGIALETQHFPDSPNRPEFPSTVLRPGEEFTSTTVYGFSVR, encoded by the coding sequence ATGACGACGGGTACGACGGATGCGTCGGGTACGACGGACACGCACATACACGCGGAGGACTACTCCGCCCTCGCGGACGGCACGGCCGTACGGCGCTGGACCCTGGAGCGGGACGGCACGCGGGTACGCGTGCTGACGTACGGCGGCATCGTGCAGTCGGTCGAGGTACCGGGCCGGGACGGTGTCCGGGGCCCTGTGGCACTGGGGCTGCCGGATCTCGCGGCGTACCGGGAATTCTCGGGGCCCTATTTCGGGGCTCTGGTCGGGCGGTACGCGAACCGGATCGCGGGCGCCCGGTTCGAGCTGGACGGCACGGTGCACCGGGTCACGCCGAACGAGGGTGCCAACCAGGTGCACGGCGGGCCCATGGGCTTCGACAAGCGGGTGTGGGAGGCGCGGCGGGTCCCGGACGGCGTGTGCCTCTCCCTCGTCGCCGAGGACGGCGAGGAGGGCTTCCCCGGAAGGCTCGCGGTCTCGGTGACGTACAGCCTGGACCCGGGCGGGGCCTTGCGGATCGGTTACCGGGCGACGACGGACGCGCCCACGGTGGTGAACCTGACGAACCACACGTACTGGAACCTGGCCGGTGCGGACGGGACGAGCGCGCTCGGGCACGAGCTGCGGATCGCGGCCGGGCGGATCACTCCGGTGGACGGCGCCTCGCTGCCGACCGGTGAACTCGCTCCGGTGGACGGGACCCGGTTCGACTTCCGGGAGCCGAAGGCGGTGGGCACCGGGTACGACCACAACTACGTGCTCGACGATTCACCGGCGGACGGGGTGGCGGCCGAGCTGTACGCACCGGGGTCGGGGCGGGTGCTGACGGTCCGTACGACGGAGCCCGGCATGCAGCTGTACACCGCCGACCACTTCGACGGGAAGCCGTTCGGGCCGTGTGCGGGCATCGCGCTGGAGACCCAGCACTTCCCGGACTCGCCGAACCGGCCGGAGTTCCCGAGCACGGTGCTGCGGCCGGGCGAGGA